In Halobacteroides halobius DSM 5150, the genomic window AGAAATGAATGATAGTGGTCAAGATCGAGATGTAGATGTAAATTTAACCACTAGAGAATTGGGAGAATTGATTAAAGAAGCTGGATTGGATCTAAAGACCTTGCCAGAAGAAGAGTATGATCATCCAATGGGTTATGCTTCTGGAGCAGGGGTTATTTTTGGTTCAACTGGAGGTGTTTGTGAAGCTACTTTACGGACAGTCTATGAAAAGATGACTGGAGAAGAACTAGAGGATGTAGAGCTTGAACAAGTAAGAGGAAAAGAACTTAAGGAAGGAATTGTTGATTTAGGTGATGGAAGAGAAATTAGGGCAGCAGTTGTTAGAGGAACAGGTAATGCCAGAAAGTTACTAGATCAAATTCAGTCAGGAGAAAAAGACTATGACTTTATAGAAGTAATGGCTTGTCCTAACGGAGGTTGCGTTGGTGGAGGTGGTCAACCAGTTTATTCCGGATATGATAGATGGACTAAGATGGGAGAGCATTATGTTAAACGAGCTGAGGGACTGTTTAAAGCTGACCAACAAAAAGAGCATAGGACAGCTCATACTAATCCTTATGTTAAGAAACTATATGATGAATTTTTAGGTAAACCTCATGGGGATAAATCTCAAGATCTATTACACACTAAATATGTTAATCGTAAAAAATATACTAGAGATAGGTTGTATGGAGTGAAGGAATGTAATGAAGAAGCTATTCCAGACTGTAGAGAAGGGGAACAAACATAGTATAGTTTAAAAAATCAATTGGGTTAGGGTGAGAGCTAAAATTCACTCTAGCCTTAACCATAAAGTTTTTAGGAGGGGCAAAAATGTACTTAGCTATATCACTATTAGTAGTAGCACTAGTTGTTTCATTAGTGTTAATTATAAAAAGTTAATATTCTAGTGCAGGGATTACTTATTGAAGTTAGAATTACTATCTAAAGGTAAAGAGGTGATAAAATGATTAATTCTTTTACAGTTCAGACTAATCAACATTCTCAATTAGTTGATATAACGCTACAAATTCAAGAGGTTATCGACCAAACGCAAGTCAATGAGGGAATATGTGTTGTTTTTATTCCTCATACAACAGCAGCAGTAACAATTAATGAGAATGCAGACCCAACTGTTAAAGGAGATATACTAACTAAGTTAGAGAATTTAATCCCTTGGAATGATAACTATAAACACTTAGAAGGAAATTCAGCAGCTCATTTAAAGGCTAGTTTAGTTGGTAGTTCAGAACAAATTATTATTGAAAATGGCAAATTAGAATTAGGTACTTGGCAAGGGATTTATTTAGCAGAATTTGACGGGCCAAGAACTAGAAAAGTACAAGTTAAATTAGTGGGTAGTTGATAGTTAAAGAATAAAATAATAGATAACGGATAAATGATTTAATAGAGTACCAGCTTTGAAATTAATGGTTAATAAGGATTAAAAAATTTATAATTTATTCTTTATTAATTATTATTTGAATTTAACTGTAAATTGTCAATTGAAATAAGAAGGAGTGAGAAGATGTTAGTAGATTATCATACTCATTTGTTAGGCCATCAAGACCGAGCCGGGACAGCCCAAGAAATTAGAGAGTTTTTGGAGCAGGCAGTAAAAAATAATATAGCAGAGATAGGATTTACTGATCATAATCGTTATTATAAGGAATTTAATTTTGATTTAATTGGGGAAGTAGCCCAAGAGTTTCCTCAGCTAAAGGTAAGAAAGGGATTAGAAATGGATTTTACACCAGGAGAAGAAGAGCAAATTAATAATTTTTTAGATCAATTTAATCTAGATTATGCTATTGGATCTATTCATTATCTTGATGATTGGATGTTTGATCATCCTGATTATCAAGATGAATATCAAAATTGGGATGTAATTGAATTATATAAAGAGTATTTTTCTTATGTTAAACAGGCTGCTAAATCAGGTTTATTTCAAATTTTAGGTCACTTAGATTTAATTAAGGTATTTGGGTACAAACCGGAAGCTGATATACTAAAGATTGTTACTCCTGTTTTAGAAATAATTGCTCAAGAAGATGTAGTAATTGAGATTAATACTAATGGATTTAATAAGCCAGTTAGTGAAATGTATCCCAGTCGAGAAATATTGGAACAAGCTTATGATTTAGAAGTTAAAGTAACCTTAGGTTCTGATGCCCATTGTGCAGGGAGAGTAGGAGAAAACTTTGCTATGGTTAAGAAATTGCTAGCAGATATCGGTTATACTAAGATTGCTACTTTTAAGAATAAGAAAAGAAAGATGATTCAGTTATAAGACGCTAAGGAGGATTAACTGTGACAGGCAAATTATACCAAAAGTTAGTAAAAAATCTAACTACTAAAGAGACTAAAAAATTTAATGCTTGGCTTGAAGAATTTCATTCGATTGATATCGCAGAAGTTTTATCTGAATTGAGTGATAAAGAGTTACTTCAATTTTATGAGTTAACTAATTATGAAAATATGGCTATTATTCTTGAGCAAGCTGAAGAAAAAACCCAGGTTAGGCTTTTAAGATTAATCGAGTTAGAAGATGAAACTAAATTATTTTCTCAGATGTCAACTGATAATCTAACAGATATAATGGGCAATCTTCCTTTTAAAGAGCGAAAGGAATTATTAAATAGAATGAAAAATAATAAGTCAGGCCCTGTTAGTAATTTATTAGGTTATGATACAGAAAGTGCTGGCGGATTGATGACTACAGAATATATTGCTCTTAATGAAGGATTAACTATTGCTCAGGTGCTTAATAAGATAAAGACTATCGGTATCACAACAGAAGTAATTGATACTATTTATGTTCTAAATGATAATAAGTTAGTTGGGATTGCTGATTTGCGTAATATTTTGGCAGCAGATGAAAAAAGTTTATTACGGGATGTGACTGACTATAATGTTGTTTCTGTACTACCAAATGATGACCAAGAAGAAATCTCGTTGTTGGTAGCTAAGTATGATTTAACTGCAATTCCTGTAGTTAATCGTAAAGACCAATTGTTAGGAATAATTACAGTTGATGATATTATTGATGTTATTGAGACAGAAAATACTGAGGATATGTTTAGAATGGTTGGTGTAAGTGAAGAGGAAAGTGTACATAGCTCTTTAAAAAATTCTATTAAGAAGAGATTACCCTGGTTAATCATTAATTTAGCAACGGCTTTTTTAGCCTCTTTTACTGTTGGATTATTTGAAGATATAATTGCTCAAGTAGTTGCTTTAGCAGCAGCTATGCCTATCGTAGCAGGGATGGGTGGTAATGCAGGGACTCAGACTTTATCTGTTGTAATTAGAGGAATTGCATTAGGAGAGATTGATTTAAGAGAAAACTGGCGGTTTGTTTTTAAAGAGATAGGGCTAGGTTTAATTAATGGAGCGGTTACAGGTTTGTTGACAGGAATTATTCTTTATTTTCAGTATGGTAATCCTTATTTAGGTTTAATTATCTTTTTAGCAATGATTGGTAATTTGCTTATAGCAGGTTTAGCTGGATTTTTAATACCTTTATTTTTAGAGTTGATAGGAGTAGACCCTGCTTTAGCTTCGGCTATCTTTGTGACTACTGCTACTGATGTTTTTGGTTTCTTTATTTTTCTAGGATTAGCTAAGATGATGTTAGGTTTTATAAGTTAGAACAAATTCTTTCTGGAATCATAATTGACAATAAAGATAATATGTTATAATCTTAACTTGGAATTTTGTTATAAACTAAGGAGGAAGTATATGATAGTTAGAGATGATATTCGCAATATAGCAATTATTGCCCACGTAGACCATGGAAAGACAACTTTAGTAGATGGGATGTTAAAACAAAGTGGCATCTTTCATTCTAAACAAGAAGTACAAGAGAGAGTAATGGATGATAATGATTTAGAACGAGAACGAGGAATTACTATTTTATCTAAAAATACAGCAGTTAATTATAAGGAGACTAAAATAAATATTGTTGATACACCAGGTCACGCTGATTTTGGTGGTGAGGTTGAACGAATTTTAAAGATGGTAGATGGTGTTTTATTAGTTGTTGATGCTTTTGAAGGGCCAATGCCTCAGACTAAGTTTGTGTTAACTAAAGCATTAGAGTTAGATTTAAAGCCTGTAGTAGTTTTAAATAAAATTGATCGAGAAGATGCACGACCAGAGGAAGTTGTTGATAAGGTATTAGATTTATTTATTGATTTAGGGGCCACTGATGAACAGATAGATTTTCCAGTGATTTATGCTTCTGCTCTAGAAGGATATGCCCAAGAAGAATTATCTGCTACTAATGATGATTTAGAGCCTTTATTTAAAGCAGTTATTAAGCATATTCCAGCTCCTGAAGGTGAAATAAATAAACCACTACAAACAATTGTAACTACAATTGAATATAATGATTATGTGGGGCGAATGGCTTTAGGAAAGATTAATCGTGGTCAAGTTAGTGAAGGAGAAGAAGTAGCTATTTGTAAAAGGGATGGTACAGTTGATAAAAAAAGAATTAGTAAACTGTATGCGTACCAAGGATTAGGTAGAAAGGAAATTAAAGAGGCTAAAGTTGGAGATATTGTAGCTATAGCTGGAATGGAAGGAATTAATATTGGTGAAACAATAGCTGATAAAGATAACCCTGAAGCCTTACCTTTTATTGAAATTGAGGAACCAACTGTTAGTATGACTTTTACTACCAATGATAGTCCTTTTGCAGGTCAAGAAGGTGATTTTGTTACTTCTAGAAATTTAAAAGATAGATTACTAAAGGAATTAGAAAAGAATGTAGCTTTACGAGTTAAGGAAATAAATCCTGATACCTTCAAGGTTTCAGGAAGGGGAGAATTACACTTATCTATTTTAATTGAAACTATGCGCCGGGAAGGTTATGAATTCCAGGTTTCTAAACCAGAGGTAATTATGAAAGAAGAAGAGGGCCAAAAATTAGAGCCCATTGAAGAAGCAATTATTGATATACCAGAAGAACACATGGGAACCGTAATGGAATTATTAGGTGCCAGAAAAGGTGAAATGAAGAATATGGTTCACTTAAGTCAGAGTAGATTAAGATTAACTTTTGAGGTTCCTTCGCGAGGATTAATTGGTTTTAGGTCTGAGTTTTTAACTAAGACCAAAGGGGAAGGGGTACTAAATTGTAGTTTTTCTCATTATGATAATCATCGTGGTCAAATTTCTGAGACTGATACTGGTTCTATAGTAGCAGATAGAGAGGGTGAAGTAACTAGATATGGTATCTTTACTGCTCAAGAAAGAGGCGATATATTTGTAGAGCCGGGGACTAGAGTGTATGAAGGAATGATTGTAGGGTCCAATGCTCGAGAACAAGATTTGAATATTAATATTTGTAAAAATAAAAAGTTAGATAATATGAGATCTGCTGGCTCAGATGAGGCTATGATTCTAACACCAGCCACTGAGCTTAGTTTAGAAGAGTCTTTAGAGTATATAACTAGCGATGAATTAGTAGAGATTACACCTAAAAATATTAGGTTAAGAAAGAAAATTTTAAATAAAAAGACAAGGGTTAAGGCACAAAAAAGCAATTAATAGCATCAGGATGAGTGAGAATGGGGTAGAAAAAAGTGCTCACCCTGATAACTAAAAAAGAAAGGAGAAGTCAAGATGGAGATATCGTCGAGAGTCAGTCAGATTGATGCTTCGCCTACATTAGCGATTAGTGCTCAAGCAAAGGAATTATGCCAACAAGGAAAGAATGTGATTAGTTTAGGAGCGGGAGAGCCAGATTTTAATACTCCTTTACATATTAAAGAGGCAGCAAAAGAAGCTATGGCAGCAGGGTTTACAAACTATACTGCTACAGTGGGGACTAAAGAATTAAGAACTGCTGTTACAGATAGATTTAACAAGCAAAAGAAGATTGAATATAGCAGTGAGCAGGTAATTGTTTCTCCAGGGGCCAAGTATGCTTTATTTTTAACATTGCAGGTGCTAGTTGATGAAGGTGATGAGGTTATTCTACCAGCCCCTTATTGGGTTAGTTATCCCCAACAGGTTAAATTTGCTGGTGGTAAAATGAAAGCAGTAGAAACTAAAGAAGAGAATGATTTTAAGTTAACCAGTCAAGAATTAAAAGACTCTATTACGCCTCAAACTAAAGTTTTAATCTTAAATACTCCTAGTAATCCTACAGGAGCTATTTATAGTCAAGAAGAGTTAGCTAAGATTGCTGAGATAGCCATTAAAGAGGATATTATGATTATTGCTGATGAGATTTATCAACAAATTAGTTATGATAAAGAAGCAGTGAGTATTGCCTCTTTAGGAGAAGAAATTAAAGAGCAGACAGTTATTATTGATGGTGTTTCTAAAGCTTATGCTATGACAGGATGGCGGATTGGTTTTGCGGTTGGCCCGCAAGAAGTTATTGCTGCAATGGCTTGTCTACAAAGTCATAGTACATCTAGTGCTAACTCAATTGCACAAAAGGCAAGTGTAGCTGCTTTATCTGGAACGCATGCCCCCACAGAAAAGATGAAAAAAGCATTTAAGCAGAGAAGAGATTTGATAGTAGAGCAAATAAATCAAATTCCTAGTTTTAAAGCTAAAAAACCAGCTGGAGCTTTTTATCTCTTTGTTAATGTTAAGGATGCTTTAGGTCAAAAAATAAATGGAGAGAAGATAACTAATGATCAAAAATTAGCTAATCTATTATTACAAGAAGCAGGAGTAGCTACAATTCCAGGTTCTTTCTTTGGCAAAGATGGATATTTAAGGATGTCTTATGCTACTAGTGAATCAGAAATTAAAACTGCTATAAATAAGATAAAAGATTTTCTTGCTTAAAAGTAAGGCGGCTTAAGCCGCCTTACTTTTAATTATCCACCTCTGTAAATTCAACTTTAACTACTGCCTTAGGTTGAATAATTAACCAGACGAGCTTAAGTTGATAGTTCTTTTCTTCAATAATAATAATCCTTTCATTAATGGTGTTAGCTATTAATTGGCCATCAATTTTTGCAATATTACGTCCAATTAAGCTATCTAATAATTTAAAAGTTCTTTCTTTTAATTCTTGTTTAAGATGTTTATCTCCTTTTGTTTGAACATTTATTTCTAGCTCTTGGATTATTGTTCTTTTTTCTTCTTTTAGACTCTTTTTTAGTTTTTTTAATTCAGTTTCTTGGGTATTTATTGTAGCAACCAATTGTTTTTTTTCATAGATTAATTGGTCAAGTTCTCTGCCTATCCAGAGGTTAATTAAACAGCCACCAATAATTATTCCTAAAATAAAACTAGCTAGTATACGAGCAAATTCTTTTTTAGTTAAAGCTAGAAATCTAAATTCCATTTTAGTTTCCTCCAGTAAGGATTGTAATGATCCAAATCCCTAATTGAGCTCCTAAAAAGCCAGTGATTAAAAGTATAAATTGTTTTACCACTAGTAAAATTTCTCCTTCTAATAATCCCCCTTCAAAGAGCTTTAAGTTAGAGAATGTACCACCAATAGAGATTACAACAGCCCATAATTTGAGTTCTTTCGATAATTCCCTCATAGATTTTAGAGGTGATTCTTTAGCTAAAGTAGCTCCAATACTTCCAATTAATGACCCTCCGAGGATGATCCCTAAGGAGATAAAAAAAACAATTAATAAACGTTGCATTATATCACCTACTAAATCTGATTTATGAAATTAGTAGTTACCGTTTGTAAAGAATATAGCATATATTTATTAAAATTTAGTGTAAATTATGCTTTGCTCGGAAAGAATGTTATAATAATTTATGTAGATAATTTTAATTGTAAGTTATCCAATTAAAAAAGGAGGTGAAATATATGTCTAACTTTGTTCATCTTCATACTCATACTGAATATAGTCTGCTAGATGGGGCAATTAGAATAGATGACTTGGTTCAACAAGCAAAAGAGTATGATATGCCAGCGGTAGCAATTACTGACCATGGGGTACTGTATGGTGCAATTGATTTTTATCAACAACTTAAAGAAGCAGGGATTAAACCTATCATTGGTTGTGAGGTATATGTGACTGAAGATTATCAACAAAAACAACCTCGTAATAGAAAATTAAATCACTTAGTATTATTAGC contains:
- a CDS encoding YtrH family sporulation protein — its product is MQRLLIVFFISLGIILGGSLIGSIGATLAKESPLKSMRELSKELKLWAVVISIGGTFSNLKLFEGGLLEGEILLVVKQFILLITGFLGAQLGIWIITILTGGN
- a CDS encoding histidinol-phosphatase HisJ family protein, producing MLVDYHTHLLGHQDRAGTAQEIREFLEQAVKNNIAEIGFTDHNRYYKEFNFDLIGEVAQEFPQLKVRKGLEMDFTPGEEEQINNFLDQFNLDYAIGSIHYLDDWMFDHPDYQDEYQNWDVIELYKEYFSYVKQAAKSGLFQILGHLDLIKVFGYKPEADILKIVTPVLEIIAQEDVVIEINTNGFNKPVSEMYPSREILEQAYDLEVKVTLGSDAHCAGRVGENFAMVKKLLADIGYTKIATFKNKKRKMIQL
- the mgtE gene encoding magnesium transporter produces the protein MTGKLYQKLVKNLTTKETKKFNAWLEEFHSIDIAEVLSELSDKELLQFYELTNYENMAIILEQAEEKTQVRLLRLIELEDETKLFSQMSTDNLTDIMGNLPFKERKELLNRMKNNKSGPVSNLLGYDTESAGGLMTTEYIALNEGLTIAQVLNKIKTIGITTEVIDTIYVLNDNKLVGIADLRNILAADEKSLLRDVTDYNVVSVLPNDDQEEISLLVAKYDLTAIPVVNRKDQLLGIITVDDIIDVIETENTEDMFRMVGVSEEESVHSSLKNSIKKRLPWLIINLATAFLASFTVGLFEDIIAQVVALAAAMPIVAGMGGNAGTQTLSVVIRGIALGEIDLRENWRFVFKEIGLGLINGAVTGLLTGIILYFQYGNPYLGLIIFLAMIGNLLIAGLAGFLIPLFLELIGVDPALASAIFVTTATDVFGFFIFLGLAKMMLGFIS
- a CDS encoding pyridoxal phosphate-dependent aminotransferase — translated: MEISSRVSQIDASPTLAISAQAKELCQQGKNVISLGAGEPDFNTPLHIKEAAKEAMAAGFTNYTATVGTKELRTAVTDRFNKQKKIEYSSEQVIVSPGAKYALFLTLQVLVDEGDEVILPAPYWVSYPQQVKFAGGKMKAVETKEENDFKLTSQELKDSITPQTKVLILNTPSNPTGAIYSQEELAKIAEIAIKEDIMIIADEIYQQISYDKEAVSIASLGEEIKEQTVIIDGVSKAYAMTGWRIGFAVGPQEVIAAMACLQSHSTSSANSIAQKASVAALSGTHAPTEKMKKAFKQRRDLIVEQINQIPSFKAKKPAGAFYLFVNVKDALGQKINGEKITNDQKLANLLLQEAGVATIPGSFFGKDGYLRMSYATSESEIKTAINKIKDFLA
- a CDS encoding secondary thiamine-phosphate synthase enzyme YjbQ, producing MINSFTVQTNQHSQLVDITLQIQEVIDQTQVNEGICVVFIPHTTAAVTINENADPTVKGDILTKLENLIPWNDNYKHLEGNSAAHLKASLVGSSEQIIIENGKLELGTWQGIYLAEFDGPRTRKVQVKLVGS
- the typA gene encoding translational GTPase TypA; the encoded protein is MIVRDDIRNIAIIAHVDHGKTTLVDGMLKQSGIFHSKQEVQERVMDDNDLERERGITILSKNTAVNYKETKINIVDTPGHADFGGEVERILKMVDGVLLVVDAFEGPMPQTKFVLTKALELDLKPVVVLNKIDREDARPEEVVDKVLDLFIDLGATDEQIDFPVIYASALEGYAQEELSATNDDLEPLFKAVIKHIPAPEGEINKPLQTIVTTIEYNDYVGRMALGKINRGQVSEGEEVAICKRDGTVDKKRISKLYAYQGLGRKEIKEAKVGDIVAIAGMEGINIGETIADKDNPEALPFIEIEEPTVSMTFTTNDSPFAGQEGDFVTSRNLKDRLLKELEKNVALRVKEINPDTFKVSGRGELHLSILIETMRREGYEFQVSKPEVIMKEEEGQKLEPIEEAIIDIPEEHMGTVMELLGARKGEMKNMVHLSQSRLRLTFEVPSRGLIGFRSEFLTKTKGEGVLNCSFSHYDNHRGQISETDTGSIVADREGEVTRYGIFTAQERGDIFVEPGTRVYEGMIVGSNAREQDLNINICKNKKLDNMRSAGSDEAMILTPATELSLEESLEYITSDELVEITPKNIRLRKKILNKKTRVKAQKSN